The following DNA comes from Dysgonomonadaceae bacterium PH5-43.
GATTAATTGTTTGTAATTCAGTACCATAAATATAATCAATCTTTAGCTGTTATGCTAATTTTTTATCGAATTTCTTATATCGAACTCACGTTAAATTAATACCATGAACAAACTTTATTTATCATTACTAATCCTTTGTCTGTTTTGGAGTGCTTGTGTAAAAACAGATAAGACATCTTCGGAAGAAAATAGCACTGACTTTAACAAGTTGGATTCTATAGTAGTAAAAGCACTTGTTATTCCTGAAAAAGGATTTATGAAAACTCTTAATAAATGCGATGACAGAGATGCTTTTTTTTATTCCGATTCATCTTATACTTTCATTAACGAAGGAGCGTACATAGAAGTACAAGAAACTTCTTTTTCCGATGCTTTCTACTGTCGTCTCTCTGCTAAATATTGGCTGAGGAATGGTAATAAATACAACATTACAGATTTTATACCGCAACCTCTCATAAAGAGTGAAAATGCAGATATAACGACAGATGCAGAGGCTATGTTTTTCAAAGAGCTTATTGAAACCGTTTATGCCAATTTGGAGTATAAAAAGGATGAAGAATATGGAGTACGAGCAATACTACTTACAGTTCCAGAAAAAACAGATCCTGATTATGAAGAGTATCTTAGTCACGAGAAACAAAAAGCGGCAGCTAAAAGATTTTATGAAGAAGAGATATTTCACTTAAAATATAAAGAAACTTACGACAAGCAATTAAAGTTCTTGGAAGAAAGAAAAGAAACGGTATCTCCAGAGTTTTACGAACTATGTAAAAGCTTTTTCTTTTGCGATTATATATTTTCTTTAACACGTTGTTATCTAAGTTACAAGACTGAAGATTTGAAAGAACAACTAAAGGAACAATTATTGGCTGCAAAAGCAGATTTTCAGAATGATAAATTAGTGTTTTCGCCTCGTTACCGTGTCAAAGCAACTTTGTATAATGTTTTCTTTGCTATTGGAGAATATTTCGACCCAAGCAATGTGGAAAATATGGCAAAATGTTACGATGCGGCAAAAGAACACTTTTCAGGAAAAACAAGAGAATTCCTTATGTTTTATTGGGCTAAGAAATTTATAAAACAAGAAAATATCGCACTTGCCAAGCAATATTTAGAAGAGGCATCAGATGAAGACTACAAAGCATATATAGCCACAAAATTACAATTATTAGAAATTAATCAGGCTATTGATAATGGCGAACTACCATCAGATATTCTTATGAGTATGAACGACTCACAGATAACTCTTGCTGATATGTTCAACGAGTATAAAGGTAAGTATATTTATCTTGATTTCTGGGCAAGTTGGTGTGGACCCTGTAGATCATTAATGCCGAAATCGCACGAACTAAAAGCGAAGTATAAAGATGATGTTCGTTTTGTTTATGTCTCTATAGATAAAGATGCTCCGGCATGGAAAATGGCTGTAAAGCAAGAAAACTTATCACCAGAAGATTCTTATTTAATTTCAGACAAATCGGAGTTTATCAAGAATAAACAAGTGAAAACCATCCCTCGCTATATGATTATCGACCGAGAAGGAAAGATTATTAATGATAATGCTTTCCGTCCTGACGACCCAGAGTTTGACGAGAAGATGAGTAAGATAATAAAAAAAGTGAAGAACTAAGAGTGAAGATCTAAGAGTTTACGCAAAGCGTAAGCGAGTAAGCTTGCTGTTAAAAACTAAAAGATAACAGTTGGTGCTGTCTAATAGCAACTATAACAAATTTAATAAATTAATACCATGAACAAAATTTATTTATCATTACTAATCCTTTGTCTGTTGGGGAGTGCCTGTGTAAAAACAGATAAGACATCTTCGGAAGAAAATAGCACAGACTTTAACAAGTTAGATTCTATTGTTGTGAAAGCTCTTGTTATCCCTGAAAATGGTATTCTGAAAACTTTAAATAAATGCTATGATCAGGAGACTTTTTATTATTCCGATTCATCTTATGTTTTTATTAACGAAGGTGCATATATAGAAATACAAGAAGATTTGTTTTCTACTGCTTATTACAAGCGCATTTCTGCTCGATATTGGCTTAGAAATAGCAATAAATACAATGTTGCAAACTTTGTACCACAACCTCTTATAAAGAGCGAGAATGCAGACCTCCAAACGGATGCAGAAGCTATGTTTTTCAAAGAACTTATAGAGACTGTTTATGCCGATTTGGAATATAAAAAGAATGAAGAGTATAATGGAGTTTGTTTAATATCGTTTGCTACACCAGATAAAACAGATTCTGATTATGAAGAGTGGCTTATTCATGAGAAACAACAAGCGGCAGTTAAAAGATTTTTTGAAGAAGAAATTTTTCACTTGAAATGCAAAGAAACTTACGACAAACAATTAAAGTTTTTGGAGGAAAGAAAAGAAACGGTATCGTCAGAGTTTTACGAACTATGTAAAAGCTTTTTCTTTTGCGATTATATATCTTCTTTAACAGATTGTTATCAAAGCTACAAGACTGAAGATTTGAAAGAGCAATTGAAGGAACAATTATTGGCTGCAAAAGCAGATTTTCAGAATGACAAATTAATATTTTCTCCTCATTATCGTGCTAAGACAATTATATATAATGCTGTTTTAGCAAATGTAGAGCGTTCAAATAGAGAAGATGTGGAAGGTTTGAGAAAACAATATAATGCATCAAAGGAAAACTTCACTGGCAAGACAAGAGAGTTTCTTATGTTTTATTTTACAAAGGAACTTATAAAAACAGAAAACATCGCACTTGCCAAGCAATATTTAGAAGAGGCATCAGATGAAGATTACAAAGCATACATAGCCGCTAAATTACAATTATTAGAAATGAATCAGGCTATCGACAATGGCGAACTACCATCAGATATTCTTATGGGTATGAACGACTCACAGATAACCTTAACTGATATGTTCAACGAGTATAAAGGTAAGTATATCTATCTTGATTTCTGGGCAAGTTGGTGTGGTCCTTGTAGAGCATTAATGCCAAAGTCTCACGAACTAAAAGCAAAGTATAAAGATGATGTTCATTTTGTTTATATCTCTACAGATAAAGATGCTCCGGCATGGAAAATGGCTGTAAAGCAAGAAAACTTATCACCCGAAGATTCTTATTTAATTTCAGACAAATCGGAGTTTATCAAGAATAAACAAGTGAAAACCATCCCTCGCTATATGATTATCGACCGAGAAGGAAAGATTATTAATGATAATGCTTTCCGTCCTGACGACCCAGAGTTTGACGAGAAGATGATGAGGATAATAAAAAACGTGAAGGACTAAGAACTGACGCTAAGCGTAAGCGAGCAAGCTTGCTGTTAAAAACTAAAATTAGAGATACCAAAGGATAAAATTTGCGATTTCTGTAGAGGCGTGGCGTGCCTACTGGGATAAGATGTAAAGCGTTGCTGAAGTCAAGGCTGAAAGCCTTTCAGACCTTAGCGTAGGGTAAGTGCGAAGCACGCCACCCTACGTAAAAGATGATTATTTCTATCCTTCTTGCCAATCCTGGAGGGATTGGTGATGTTGCGATGTTTGTTTGCGGTATCAACCCTTGTAGGGTTGGTATGGAATGGGGGTATTGTAAGCAATAAGATAATCAAAAACCACTGGCATGGAAGTGCTTTTAAATGTTTCCCGATAGTTTCGGCTGTTTGTTCAATAAATATAGAAAAGGGTTTGATTTTGATGAGAAGTTTCGTATTTTTGTTTTAAAGACTGAAAGTAGTATTTGTGAAACAAAGCATTAGAATCCTCCTTATTCTAACAGGTTAGATTCTGCCCATTGGATAAAAGATTGCAGATGGTTTTGGAAAAATAAGAAAGATTATAAAGAGTACAAGAAAAATAAATAATTTACAATGGAGACTTATACCAAATGTTTGCGCCCAGTGAGGATAACTACAAATATATTCGTTCTATTAGTCGTTAGTTATGTGTTTTTTATTGCGTGTTCATCAGATACTAAGATTGAAACTGAGGAAAGATGTTGCGATGAAATGATAAACAAATCTTTATTGGAGCACAAAATAAAAAATGAAACTCTCAAAGAGTTTATTGCTCGATATGATAGTTTATATAACGAAGGGGAGAAAGGAATAGTGGTGTGGTGTGAAATGTCTAACTACACTACAAGGTACACTATTGGATATTACGATCCATCCACTCTGCCTACGGCTCCTATGATAAAATGTGAGCCTATCAATGGTCGAGAAATTATAATTGTTTTCTGTGACTTTATGAGTGATATTGAATTAGTAGCAGATAAAGCCTTGGAGTTCAGTAGAGAAGCTGTATCAGAAAAAGCTTATAAGGAGTTTAAGAAGATTGTTACAGCTAATAAAAAATCTGACTACGAAGAACATATAATATCGATAAATGACAAAATAAGTCTTACTCTTAATTTCGATAAAGATAATAATCTAATTCGTGTAGATACTTTGGGGCTTTGGCATAACGAGTAACGATCATTACTACGCATTCATCCTTAAAATAGAGTATTGTGTTATGAGAAGAAAAATATTTTTATTATCAGTAGCATTGCATTTTACAATGTTAATACAGTCGCAACAAATATTTACAGATATAAGTAAATATGACTTGAAAAAGATAGAAAATCATGCAATAAAAGAACATCGCAAATTGTTGGAGACAGATAAGAAGCGAAATCTTACGGCGGTGGTTTATTATGCAATAAGAATATCTAATTCTTTTTCTCCTGAACATAGAACAGTTGATGATTTTCTTAGCAGTATATCATTGTTTGATAAATACAGGTGTTATGTCTATGATGATTCCATCAGTACATTATCGATTACTGTAGAGAAACCGTTATCATTGTTATTGATACCAACGCATATAACTAAGATGTATATTGAATGTATAACAGCATTAAATCCTGATTATATATTTGAATGTATGAATAGTTTTATAGATAGTTCTATGTTTTTTTGCTATAAGGACGGTTGTGTTACGGTTGTTCATTTAGATGATGGTGATAATATAGTTTCCTATCCTTTATCTGAATTGAAAATTTGGAAATGGAATACCGGAACAAGAACGAAACGCTATCAATTTGGTTTGATTTACAATCAGAAAAACCTTTTAAAGGTCAGAAGTAACGGTATTGACTTTGCCTTCAAATTTTATTACTTGCAAAGAGAAATCTATTATAACCGACATGGTACGGATACAATTAAAAAATTAGTAACAACCTAATAAAAATGCAAAAGCAATAATTATGAATTGTATTGACAAGTATAAAAGCGAAGAAATTAATTCTTTTATCAAGTCAATGGATAAGTATATTGCAGAAGATAATTAAATAGGTGATAAGAGTTTATCTCATTATCGACAAAAGTATATGTCAACAGTAGCATTCACTATGTCTATAGATACTTATCCTGAATATGAAAGTTTTATGGCGTATGAATTTAGATCTGAAAAAATGAATAATAAGATTAAGTTGAAAGTGATTGAGTGCACATATCATAGTTTTACATAACCATTCTAATCTGAATTTGTGCAAATTATAGAAGATAAATTATATTTTTATAGACGTAATCCTTTTGATGTTTTTCAGAGTCATTCTGCGGTTGTAATACCATTTAACAAGAAAACACGGCATAAAGGGAATAATATACTTAGCTATTCCGTCTTTGATGTACATATCACGAGCAAAGAATCTGCGAGAACAATAATCTACTATTGATTTATTTACAGAATGTTTTTTGTCTGTCCACGATCCCATATAATTATGATAGCAAATATTGTTTCCATCGTATATGTTAATTGTGAAAAAAGTATCATTGTAAATGGTTAGGTTGTCAAACTCTAATGGAGTGCCATCGAAAGAAGCTATTTTGCCCTTGTAGTTATATTCTTGCATAAACAACTTTGTCATTATACGAGGAATAGTTAGCTCGTCATTTTTACCATCAACAATAAAATGTCGGTCGTTGTAATATTCTAAACATTTAGATATAAAAGGGTGTCCTTTTTCAGCTCCAATGGCGTGAGGACCTAATTGTTCGGTAAATTCGGTACTAATAAACATTTTATGATGTAGGAAGGCATCAAAGTTGTTGCGTACAACAATATCGGCATCTAAATATATTCCACCATAATTCTTTAATACCCATAACCTAAAGAAGTCGGTTACGAAAGCCCATTTCTGAACAGATAAAGCTTCTCTTGTCCAAATAAAGTCGTTGTATGGAAAGTTTGTTTTATTCCATTCTATTATTTCGTAATCTTTAAGATGCTCTTTCCAGGTTTGTAGACCATCAATGATGTTCTGAGGTTTTTCCTCCGAAAGCCATAAATAATGTATCTTCTTAGGTATCATAGTAATAACTATTAGTAATTTTCAATATATTTGTCAGCTGTATTTGTTTTATCAAAGATATATAATTTTTCTCTGTTTCTTACTATGTAATTAGAGTTATTTATATTCTGATGTTTATAACAGTCGTATATTTCATATATTTTGTTTGCCAGTTCATTGTGATTTTCTACTTCAAATACTTCGCCGGCATCAAGATTGTTTTTTATTTCGGGAAGACCTCCAACGTTACTCATAACAACTGGAAGTCCGCAGGTGAGTCCTTCTAATACTGATAAGCCGAAAGTCTCCATCAGTGATGGTTGTATTAATAGCATAAAGTCTTTAAGATTGTCTTTTATCCACTGTTTGCTTTTGGCACCCATAACAACTATATTGTCGTAAACATTGTATGTTTTGGCAAGTTCTTTCATCTTATCCATATTTTCGCCATCTCCTATAAAATATAATTTTACATTAATATCGGGGTGGGTTTGCAGTAAAGAACTTAAAGCTTTTATGGCAACTTCTTGACCTTTGTTTTTAGTGAAACGACTTATTTGCACTATCTTAAATTCATCTGTATTGTAATCGAAGTTGTAGTTGGTTTTGTATTTATAATCATCTATTGCTATTCCGTTCCAAATTACATTAGAGTCGATATTAAGCTTTTCTTTCGTGCATTTTTTCATAAAATGCGAGATAGAAA
Coding sequences within:
- a CDS encoding thiol-disulfide isomerase/thioredoxin (product_source=COG0526; cath_funfam=3.40.30.10; cleavage_site_network=SignalP-noTM; cog=COG0526; pfam=PF13905; superfamily=52833,55136); amino-acid sequence: MNKLYLSLLILCLFWSACVKTDKTSSEENSTDFNKLDSIVVKALVIPEKGFMKTLNKCDDRDAFFYSDSSYTFINEGAYIEVQETSFSDAFYCRLSAKYWLRNGNKYNITDFIPQPLIKSENADITTDAEAMFFKELIETVYANLEYKKDEEYGVRAILLTVPEKTDPDYEEYLSHEKQKAAAKRFYEEEIFHLKYKETYDKQLKFLEERKETVSPEFYELCKSFFFCDYIFSLTRCYLSYKTEDLKEQLKEQLLAAKADFQNDKLVFSPRYRVKATLYNVFFAIGEYFDPSNVENMAKCYDAAKEHFSGKTREFLMFYWAKKFIKQENIALAKQYLEEASDEDYKAYIATKLQLLEINQAIDNGELPSDILMSMNDSQITLADMFNEYKGKYIYLDFWASWCGPCRSLMPKSHELKAKYKDDVRFVYVSIDKDAPAWKMAVKQENLSPEDSYLISDKSEFIKNKQVKTIPRYMIIDREGKIINDNAFRPDDPEFDEKMSKIIKKVKN
- a CDS encoding thiol-disulfide isomerase/thioredoxin (product_source=COG0526; cath_funfam=3.40.30.10; cleavage_site_network=SignalP-noTM; cog=COG0526; pfam=PF13905; superfamily=109635,52833) — protein: MNKIYLSLLILCLLGSACVKTDKTSSEENSTDFNKLDSIVVKALVIPENGILKTLNKCYDQETFYYSDSSYVFINEGAYIEIQEDLFSTAYYKRISARYWLRNSNKYNVANFVPQPLIKSENADLQTDAEAMFFKELIETVYADLEYKKNEEYNGVCLISFATPDKTDSDYEEWLIHEKQQAAVKRFFEEEIFHLKCKETYDKQLKFLEERKETVSSEFYELCKSFFFCDYISSLTDCYQSYKTEDLKEQLKEQLLAAKADFQNDKLIFSPHYRAKTIIYNAVLANVERSNREDVEGLRKQYNASKENFTGKTREFLMFYFTKELIKTENIALAKQYLEEASDEDYKAYIAAKLQLLEMNQAIDNGELPSDILMGMNDSQITLTDMFNEYKGKYIYLDFWASWCGPCRALMPKSHELKAKYKDDVHFVYISTDKDAPAWKMAVKQENLSPEDSYLISDKSEFIKNKQVKTIPRYMIIDREGKIINDNAFRPDDPEFDEKMMRIIKNVKD
- a CDS encoding hypothetical protein (product_source=Hypo-rule applied), whose protein sequence is MIISILLANPGGIGDVAMFVCGINPCRVGMEWGYCKQ
- a CDS encoding hypothetical protein (product_source=Hypo-rule applied; transmembrane_helix_parts=Inside_1_12,TMhelix_13_30,Outside_31_200), producing the protein METYTKCLRPVRITTNIFVLLVVSYVFFIACSSDTKIETEERCCDEMINKSLLEHKIKNETLKEFIARYDSLYNEGEKGIVVWCEMSNYTTRYTIGYYDPSTLPTAPMIKCEPINGREIIIVFCDFMSDIELVADKALEFSREAVSEKAYKEFKKIVTANKKSDYEEHIISINDKISLTLNFDKDNNLIRVDTLGLWHNE
- a CDS encoding hypothetical protein (product_source=Hypo-rule applied; superfamily=50978), whose product is MRRKIFLLSVALHFTMLIQSQQIFTDISKYDLKKIENHAIKEHRKLLETDKKRNLTAVVYYAIRISNSFSPEHRTVDDFLSSISLFDKYRCYVYDDSISTLSITVEKPLSLLLIPTHITKMYIECITALNPDYIFECMNSFIDSSMFFCYKDGCVTVVHLDDGDNIVSYPLSELKIWKWNTGTRTKRYQFGLIYNQKNLLKVRSNGIDFAFKFYYLQREIYYNRHGTDTIKKLVTT
- a CDS encoding hypothetical protein (product_source=Hypo-rule applied), producing the protein MSTVAFTMSIDTYPEYESFMAYEFRSEKMNNKIKLKVIECTYHSFT
- a CDS encoding mannosyltransferase OCH1-like enzyme (product_source=COG3774; cog=COG3774; pfam=PF04488; superfamily=53448; transmembrane_helix_parts=Outside_1_231,TMhelix_232_251,Inside_252_267), yielding MIPKKIHYLWLSEEKPQNIIDGLQTWKEHLKDYEIIEWNKTNFPYNDFIWTREALSVQKWAFVTDFFRLWVLKNYGGIYLDADIVVRNNFDAFLHHKMFISTEFTEQLGPHAIGAEKGHPFISKCLEYYNDRHFIVDGKNDELTIPRIMTKLFMQEYNYKGKIASFDGTPLEFDNLTIYNDTFFTINIYDGNNICYHNYMGSWTDKKHSVNKSIVDYCSRRFFARDMYIKDGIAKYIIPFMPCFLVKWYYNRRMTLKNIKRITSIKI
- a CDS encoding glycosyltransferase involved in cell wall biosynthesis (product_source=COG0438; cath_funfam=3.40.50.2000; cog=COG0438; pfam=PF00534,PF13477; superfamily=53756) codes for the protein MNILHSTYTFNKRGGRESMLIDIVNKQCQEHTIHLMIVDDQIDNTLIEEIDKRVNIIYIRKKGSGKITFLKAFQKINKTIRDIKPNVIHCHDITLIRFFIFHRKKAYASLHLISDLTFDIRLFKKIFSISHFMKKCTKEKLNIDSNVIWNGIAIDDYKYKTNYNFDYNTDEFKIVQISRFTKNKGQEVAIKALSSLLQTHPDINVKLYFIGDGENMDKMKELAKTYNVYDNIVVMGAKSKQWIKDNLKDFMLLIQPSLMETFGLSVLEGLTCGLPVVMSNVGGLPEIKNNLDAGEVFEVENHNELANKIYEIYDCYKHQNINNSNYIVRNREKLYIFDKTNTADKYIENY